A genomic window from Arthrobacter sp. FW305-BF8 includes:
- a CDS encoding lytic transglycosylase domain-containing protein, which yields MTTTRSTKQSPRPGLPLIAATTATLPAVMLSSLAVAQPAAADVRPATVPATLAAAIEAQAAAVKAGIIPAASVPAAIPSGLQPTRVTPAAHTVVRGDTVSGIAGRYGLSTTSVLKLNNLKSNSVIYPGQRIKLKAATAPAAQAPARTAARTYTVKSGDTLGGIAGRHGVRLSQVLSWNGLKASSIIYPGQKIRLGAGAAVAAAPAKAAAPAAAPSASYVIKSGDTLSGIASRHGVKLAAILSANRLKVTSIIYPGQKLAIPGKANAVQPASSVTPLVPSSFLGYTYPAAVVSSANKNKALLNASPVPSLAQMQSIVADTARRMGVDPALAQAFAYQESGFNQRAVSPANAIGTMQVIPSSGEWASDLVGRKLNLLDPYDNATAGVAIIRQLIRTSRSLDYAIAGYYQGQYSVNKHGMYTDTKHYVAAIKAHRRTFS from the coding sequence ATGACGACGACCCGCTCTACCAAGCAGTCACCCCGGCCGGGCCTGCCCCTGATCGCGGCCACGACGGCCACGCTCCCTGCCGTCATGCTTTCCTCCCTCGCGGTCGCCCAGCCCGCAGCGGCCGACGTCCGGCCCGCTACAGTGCCCGCGACGCTCGCCGCGGCCATCGAGGCCCAGGCCGCCGCAGTCAAAGCGGGCATCATCCCCGCAGCCTCCGTGCCGGCTGCGATTCCTTCAGGCCTTCAGCCCACCCGCGTCACGCCGGCGGCCCACACGGTGGTCCGCGGGGACACGGTCAGCGGCATCGCCGGCCGGTACGGGCTGAGCACCACTTCCGTGCTGAAGCTCAACAACCTGAAGTCAAACTCCGTGATCTACCCGGGGCAGCGGATCAAGCTGAAGGCCGCCACGGCTCCAGCGGCCCAGGCGCCCGCCAGAACGGCTGCCAGGACCTACACCGTCAAGTCCGGCGACACTTTGGGCGGCATCGCCGGGCGGCACGGCGTCAGGCTCTCCCAGGTGCTCAGCTGGAACGGGCTCAAGGCATCATCGATCATCTACCCCGGCCAGAAGATCCGGCTCGGTGCCGGCGCCGCTGTCGCTGCGGCCCCGGCCAAGGCGGCCGCACCGGCTGCCGCCCCTTCAGCGTCCTATGTCATCAAGTCCGGGGACACATTGTCCGGCATCGCATCCAGGCACGGCGTCAAGCTCGCGGCCATCCTGTCGGCGAACCGGCTTAAGGTCACCAGCATCATCTACCCTGGCCAGAAGCTCGCCATTCCCGGGAAGGCCAACGCCGTCCAGCCGGCATCCAGCGTCACGCCGCTCGTGCCCAGCTCCTTCCTCGGCTACACCTACCCGGCAGCCGTTGTTAGCTCGGCCAACAAGAACAAGGCCCTGCTCAACGCCTCGCCGGTTCCGTCCCTTGCCCAGATGCAGTCCATCGTGGCCGACACGGCACGGCGGATGGGCGTGGATCCGGCACTGGCCCAGGCCTTCGCGTACCAGGAATCCGGGTTCAACCAGCGGGCCGTGTCACCGGCTAACGCCATTGGCACCATGCAGGTCATCCCGTCCTCCGGCGAATGGGCCTCCGACCTCGTGGGCCGGAAGCTGAACCTGCTTGACCCGTACGACAACGCCACCGCCGGAGTGGCGATCATCCGCCAGCTGATCCGGACCAGCAGGAGCCTGGATTACGCCATCGCCGGCTACTACCAGGGCCAGTACTCCGTCAACAAGCACGGAATGTACACCGACACGAAGCACTACGTGGCAGCAATCAAGGCGCACCGCAGGACCTTCAGCTGA